The following are from one region of the Nicotiana tomentosiformis chromosome 7, ASM39032v3, whole genome shotgun sequence genome:
- the LOC104105702 gene encoding transcription repressor OFP6, whose amino-acid sequence MSSHKRRIILSNVTVKLGCSSSCTRPKLSSIFHPKPRHKKAPQSQKHKNYSNYSSSSSWDTTTTTFSPNMETPPANYNYSSDSTTDCSDIKSLRAVQGFGRIGGDSVAVEKDSDDPYLDFRQSMLQMILEKEIYSKDDLKELLHCFLQLNSPYYHGIIVRAFTEIWNGVFSLRPGAVGASSPFLHGGGHVTFR is encoded by the coding sequence ATGTCAAGTCACAAAAGAAGGATAATTCTTAGCAATGTGACAGTGAAACTTGGTTGCAGCAGCAGTTGCACTAGGCCTAAACTCTCCAGCATTTTTCACCCAAAACCTCGTCACAAGAAAGCCCCTCAATCCCAGAAACACAAAAACTACTCTAACTACTCTTCTTCTAGTTCTTGGGACACTACGACAACTACTTTCTCACCCAACATGGAAACTCCACCAGCTAATTATAACTACTCCTCCGACAGTACTACTGACTGTTCAGATATCAAAAGCTTAAGGGCCGTTCAGGGATTCGGTCGGATCGGCGGCGATAGCGTCGCCGTCGAGAAAGATTCCGACGACCCATACTTGGATTTCCGGCAGTCAATGCTGCAGATGATTCTTGAAAAGGAGATTTATTCTAAGGATGACTTAAAAGAGCTGCTCCACTGCTTCTTGCAGCTGAATTCTCCTTATTACCATGGAATTATTGTGAGGGCTTTTACTGAGATCTGGAATGGGGTTTTTTCTTTAAGGCCTGGTGCTGTTGGTGCGAGTTCTCCGTTCTTGCATGGCGGAGGTCACGTGACCTTTAGGTGA